One stretch of Arachis duranensis cultivar V14167 chromosome 1, aradu.V14167.gnm2.J7QH, whole genome shotgun sequence DNA includes these proteins:
- the LOC107469323 gene encoding uncharacterized protein LOC107469323, producing MSWRRVLKSAQALAAHTFLLCFTVLLVLKLDHRLYSSWWIIFFPLWMFHAVVARGRFSLPAPSAPRNRNWAPCHAVVAMPLLIAFELLLCIYLESLYVRHFPAVNLKIVFLPLLIFEIIILIDNFRMCRALMPGDEENMSDEAIWETLPHFWVAISMVFFIAATVFTLLKLSGDVGALGWWDLFINFAIAECFAFLVCTKWSNPVIHRNPREASSSSTTVRYLDWNGGLVVSSEENQHPERMCSLQDIGGHFMKVPIIIFQILLCMYLEGTPACARKIPLLILFSPLFTLQGAGVLLAGSKLVEKLVLLLNSGAGGGIYIRISSTAHDCLGFLHHGSRLLGWWSIDEGSREEQARLYQEGASGYNTFCGYPPEIVKKMPKKDLAEEVWRLQAALGEQTEITKYSQQEYERLQNEKVLCRVCFEGEISVVLLPCRHHILCSNCSEKCKNCPICRVTIAERLPVYDV from the exons atgagTTGGCGGAGGGTGTTGAAGTCTGCGCAGGCACTTGCTGCACACACCTTTCTCTTGTGCTTCACTGTTTTGCTTGTTCTCAAGCTCGATCACCGTCTCTATTCATCTTGGTG GATAATATTTTTCCCTCTTTGGATGTTTCATGCTGTTGTGGCTCGAGGAAGGTTTTCACTACCAGCGCCATCAGCCCCGCGTAATCGAAAT TGGGCACCATGCCATGCCGTCGTTGCAATGCCATTGCTTATTGCATTTGAATTGCTCCTTTGTATATATCTTGAGAGCTTATACG TTCGTCACTTTCCAGCAGTCAATCTGAAGATTGTGTTCCTTCCCTTACTAATATTTGAAATCATCATTCTCATTGACAATTTCAG AATGTGTAGGGCTCTAATGCCAGGAGATGAAGAGAACATGAGTGATGAGGCGATATGGGAAACTCTTCCT CACTTTTGGGTTGCAATCTCTATGGTCTTCTTCATTGCTGCTACAGTGTTCACACTCCTAAAACTTAGTG GTGATGTAGGTGCTCTGGGCTGGTGGGACTTATTTATTAACTTTGC CATTGCCGAGTGTTTTGCTTTTCTTGTATGTACAAAGTGGTCTAATCCGGTGATTCATAGAAATCCAAGAGAAGCCAGTTCTTCTTCTACTACTGTTAGATATCTTGACTGGAACGGCGGTTTAGTTGTTTCTTCTGAGGAAAATCAACATCCAGAGAGAATGTGTAGCCTGCAAGACATAGGAGGCCATTTCATGAAAGTACCGATTATTATATTCCAGATTCTTCTTTGTATGTACTTGGAG GGAACACCTGCTTGTGCCAGAAAGATACCTCTACTGATACTTTTCTCTCCCCTTTTCACGCTGCAAGGTGCTGGTGTACTGTTAGCTGGATCTAAGTTAGTGGAGAAACTTGTTTTGCTGCTAAACAGTGGAGCTGGTGGGGGAATTTATATTAGAATTTCTTCAACAGCTCATGATTGCTTGGGGTTCTTGCACCATGGTTCTAg GTTACTAGGTTGGTGGTCAATTGATGAAGGTAGTCGGGAAGAACAGGCACGCTTATACCAAGAGGGAGCATCTGG GTATAATACGTTCTGCGGTTATCCACCTGAGATTGTTAAGAAAATGCCTAAAAAAGATCTCGCTGAGGAG GTTTGGAGACTCCAGGCAGCTCTTGGTGAACAGACAGAAATTACGAAATACAGCCAGCAAGAGTATGAAAGACTTCAAAAT GAAAAAGTGTTGTGTAGAGTTTGTTTCGAGGGAGAGATAAGCGTTGTACTTCTCCCATGCCGGCATCACATCCTTTGCAG CAATTGCTCCGAGAAATGCAAGAATTGCCCGATTTGCCGCGTCACCATTGCAGAGCGGCTACCTGTGTATGATGTTTAG